A stretch of Myxococcus hansupus DNA encodes these proteins:
- a CDS encoding PilZ domain-containing protein, with amino-acid sequence MFERPHERRSHLRFDKVFTVYLTTQDGMLRGVGRNISTRGMFVEVRDQVGLGEKLKVTFAGEDGTEMTCLCEVRYQVALAFGRKDGREGSSRGVGLRIVAYETQDDAPLLLVDRERVMH; translated from the coding sequence ATGTTCGAGCGTCCTCACGAGCGCCGGTCCCACCTCCGTTTCGACAAGGTCTTCACCGTGTACCTCACCACCCAGGACGGCATGCTGCGTGGCGTGGGCCGCAACATCAGCACCCGGGGCATGTTCGTGGAGGTCCGGGACCAGGTGGGCCTGGGGGAGAAGCTGAAGGTGACCTTCGCCGGCGAGGACGGGACGGAGATGACGTGCCTGTGCGAGGTCCGCTACCAGGTGGCCCTGGCCTTCGGGCGCAAGGACGGGCGCGAAGGCAGCAGCCGCGGCGTGGGGCTGCGCATCGTGGCCTATGAGACGCAGGACGACGCGCCCTTGCTGCTGGTGGACCGCGAGCGGGTGATGCACTGA
- a CDS encoding DUF1318 domain-containing protein, which produces MKHRALLPWAALVVSGCISAPEIVMVDRATALEDQASGSFKDVEQRLARAAMNPTPVPLTPNQLEELGIQATPLVENMSKTPADRVDDLLRRHCVGEGKEGLLVNTRRRCQAGRMTADDVALVERVNRSRQQLWKWMGSVRPGVPEDTLRRNWQQAHAPGVVCGGWVEADDGTWGEKKC; this is translated from the coding sequence ATGAAACACCGCGCGTTGCTGCCGTGGGCCGCCCTCGTCGTTTCGGGGTGCATCAGTGCCCCGGAAATCGTCATGGTCGATCGCGCGACGGCACTCGAGGATCAGGCCTCGGGTTCGTTCAAAGACGTGGAGCAGCGGCTGGCTCGCGCGGCCATGAACCCCACGCCCGTGCCGCTCACGCCCAACCAACTGGAGGAGCTGGGCATCCAGGCCACGCCCCTGGTGGAGAACATGAGCAAGACGCCCGCGGACCGCGTGGACGACCTGCTGCGCCGCCACTGCGTGGGTGAAGGCAAGGAGGGGCTGCTGGTGAACACGCGGCGCCGCTGCCAGGCCGGACGCATGACGGCGGATGACGTCGCCCTGGTGGAGCGGGTGAACCGCTCCCGGCAGCAACTCTGGAAGTGGATGGGCTCGGTCCGCCCGGGCGTGCCGGAGGACACGCTGCGCCGGAACTGGCAGCAGGCACACGCGCCAGGGGTCGTCTGTGGTGGCTGGGTCGAGGCCGATGACGGCACCTGGGGAGAGAAGAAGTGCTGA
- a CDS encoding Rieske 2Fe-2S domain-containing protein, whose protein sequence is MRGQAYGFAHEDSVPESLTARFPMSPYPVGWFRVAASNALRPGTHQNLRIFGQELVLFRTTSGVPRLIEAYCPHLGTHLGKGGCVEGENMVCPLHAWRIGGDGSVVHVPYSKATPRIAVRSWLLREVSGQIFVWHHPDDVAPEWEPPVLFEATDSNWTGFLPARTWTLRTHVQEFCENGADNVHSTWLHGQQSVTKSVEVDKHVYTHRTAQRFTFFGLVKALAKEAEGTLDISCHGLGIVVERGQVTMKLTMEYCLVFFPVPVDDTCIELHSVLSIRRLPTELATRLLWKKSAAEMSAIIDQDVPVWESKKWKERPVLVAEDGPIHAYRSWARQFYPKTQATLRPGQTG, encoded by the coding sequence TTGCGAGGACAAGCGTACGGCTTCGCCCACGAGGACTCCGTGCCCGAATCCCTGACAGCCCGTTTCCCGATGTCGCCGTATCCCGTCGGCTGGTTTCGCGTCGCCGCGTCGAATGCGCTTCGGCCCGGGACGCACCAGAACCTCCGCATCTTCGGGCAGGAGTTGGTGTTGTTCCGCACGACCAGCGGCGTGCCGCGTCTCATCGAGGCGTACTGCCCTCATCTGGGCACGCACCTGGGGAAGGGCGGCTGCGTGGAAGGGGAGAACATGGTGTGCCCGCTCCATGCCTGGCGCATTGGCGGCGACGGTTCGGTCGTTCACGTGCCCTACAGCAAGGCCACGCCACGCATCGCCGTACGCTCCTGGCTGCTCCGGGAGGTCAGCGGCCAGATTTTCGTCTGGCATCACCCCGATGACGTGGCGCCCGAGTGGGAGCCGCCCGTGCTCTTCGAGGCCACGGATTCAAATTGGACTGGCTTCCTGCCCGCCCGGACCTGGACACTGCGCACGCACGTCCAGGAGTTCTGTGAGAACGGCGCGGACAACGTGCACAGCACCTGGCTGCACGGTCAGCAGAGCGTCACCAAGTCGGTGGAGGTGGACAAGCACGTCTACACGCATCGCACGGCGCAGCGTTTCACCTTCTTCGGTCTGGTGAAGGCGCTGGCGAAGGAGGCGGAAGGGACGCTCGACATCTCGTGCCATGGCCTGGGCATCGTCGTGGAGCGCGGCCAGGTCACGATGAAGCTGACGATGGAGTACTGCCTCGTCTTCTTCCCCGTCCCCGTGGACGACACGTGCATCGAGCTGCACAGCGTCCTGTCCATCCGGCGGCTCCCCACGGAGCTCGCCACGCGGCTCTTGTGGAAGAAGTCCGCCGCGGAGATGAGCGCCATCATCGACCAGGACGTGCCCGTCTGGGAGTCGAAGAAATGGAAGGAGCGTCCCGTGCTCGTGGCGGAGGACGGCCCCATCCATGCCTACCGTTCCTGGGCCCGTCAGTTCTACCCGAAGACGCAGGCGACGCTGCGTCCCGGGCAGACCGGTTGA
- a CDS encoding imm11 family protein encodes MERNFYWVRLGDVPQWLLETPIRDSGESFDEPWLFTDGRVLPDSGPIKAQVSHPGKKRAFVFAGVEGSPIGSEALANVFRTMAPDDVQLFPVAVEGESEQYFVVNATKVVDAIDEAGCREVHHYDEDDPAPGYEGEYNWIYGLRIDPSKTEGARVFRLKKFKIAFIVSEDIKNALEGVGNLGVSFERVTEPYVPH; translated from the coding sequence GTGGAACGGAACTTCTATTGGGTGAGACTTGGCGATGTGCCCCAATGGCTGCTTGAGACGCCGATACGGGACTCTGGTGAGTCGTTTGACGAGCCTTGGTTGTTCACGGATGGTCGAGTCCTTCCAGATTCTGGACCCATCAAGGCGCAGGTTTCACATCCCGGAAAGAAGCGCGCGTTCGTGTTCGCAGGGGTAGAGGGGAGTCCCATCGGCAGCGAAGCACTCGCGAACGTCTTCAGAACAATGGCTCCCGATGACGTCCAACTGTTTCCGGTGGCGGTGGAGGGAGAGTCCGAACAGTACTTCGTCGTCAATGCGACCAAGGTGGTTGATGCCATAGACGAGGCCGGGTGCCGGGAAGTGCATCACTATGACGAGGACGACCCTGCCCCTGGATATGAGGGAGAGTACAACTGGATCTACGGACTGCGAATCGATCCCTCGAAGACTGAGGGCGCGCGGGTCTTTCGGCTGAAGAAGTTCAAGATCGCGTTCATTGTTTCAGAGGACATCAAGAACGCACTCGAAGGGGTAGGGAACCTTGGGGTGTCGTTCGAGCGTGTGACAGAGCCGTATGTGCCTCATTGA
- a CDS encoding DUF6066 family protein, with translation MNRILLAAAFLLPALAFADADPRFAKLRDEAEPLGGLGTFLEKYIGACEGAFVDAQCKSNAEAFRKKYQGKRLYMIVTEDDASMLSPGPYSPGTGEYTINITPFFPGGSSALTHGAPKKTDANGNPILPYLAVTGDMPEGWNLQMFTRMFSMRAVRAQVVFTPQGVWSLPKKGSGKIHGVTARIEAILLTEGRSGQPMGLWLNGKDAKKR, from the coding sequence GTGAACCGCATCCTCCTAGCCGCCGCCTTCCTCCTGCCCGCGCTCGCCTTCGCCGACGCGGACCCTCGTTTCGCCAAACTGCGCGACGAGGCCGAGCCGCTCGGCGGGCTGGGGACCTTCCTGGAGAAGTACATTGGCGCGTGTGAAGGCGCCTTCGTGGACGCGCAGTGCAAGTCCAACGCGGAGGCGTTCCGGAAGAAGTATCAGGGCAAGCGCCTGTACATGATCGTCACCGAGGACGACGCGTCCATGCTCAGCCCGGGGCCGTACTCGCCGGGCACGGGGGAGTACACCATCAACATCACCCCGTTCTTCCCCGGCGGCAGCTCGGCGCTCACGCACGGCGCGCCCAAGAAGACGGACGCCAACGGCAACCCCATCCTCCCCTACCTCGCCGTCACCGGAGACATGCCGGAGGGTTGGAATCTGCAGATGTTCACCCGCATGTTCTCCATGCGCGCGGTGCGGGCGCAGGTCGTCTTCACGCCGCAGGGTGTTTGGAGCCTGCCCAAGAAGGGCAGCGGGAAGATCCACGGCGTGACGGCCCGCATCGAGGCCATCCTCCTCACGGAGGGCCGCAGCGGCCAGCCCATGGGCCTGTGGCTCAACGGCAAGGACGCCAAGAAGCGCTAG
- a CDS encoding Glu/Leu/Phe/Val family dehydrogenase, with the protein MASEENFMRAPAPTPKRTVYTEAMEIFHRASDLIALDKRVRLELEEPDYEHIFYVTAKLKDRLVPLPEDKARGFANLPETQVRNKEGLELLANGNIILNGRALLGSDVDIRQGHLRLPDGKVYQLVPGESQRFKAYRVQHNQARGPYKGGLRYHREVSLDLFKALAAEMTWKTAIAEVPFGGGKGGIQIDPREYGREEIEAITLRFMYRLKSMIGPDIDIPAPDVGTNPGIMALLYRQYSDGERERHNLRGIVTGKDVRIGGSEGRNKATGQGVAFCIEDYYADRGESVKGKTFILQGFGNVGSHAAIILSQMGARLLAVNDADGTIFNGDGIDVTALSTYVQDAKNLKHSVLGFPGAQRIEKKDLWDVQADILIPAALGGEITADVAERLRVKLVAEGANGPTTPEADRILEKRGIELIPDIIANAGGVTVSYYEWIQNKRMERWSEAEVDQRLERAMKRNYRIIRDISRNQPRKTEMHDSRQYCIGQTVDTRCAAMILALKRIEAHYLLEGFSQ; encoded by the coding sequence ATGGCCAGCGAAGAGAATTTCATGCGCGCCCCGGCCCCTACGCCCAAGCGCACCGTCTACACCGAGGCGATGGAGATCTTCCATCGAGCCTCGGACCTCATCGCGCTGGACAAGCGCGTCCGTCTCGAGCTGGAGGAGCCGGACTACGAGCACATCTTCTACGTGACGGCCAAGCTGAAGGACCGCCTGGTCCCCCTGCCGGAGGACAAGGCGCGCGGCTTCGCCAACCTGCCCGAGACGCAGGTGCGCAACAAGGAAGGCCTGGAGCTGCTGGCCAACGGCAACATCATCCTCAACGGCCGCGCGCTGCTCGGCTCGGATGTGGACATCCGCCAGGGCCACCTGCGCCTGCCCGACGGCAAGGTGTACCAGTTGGTCCCCGGTGAGTCGCAGCGCTTCAAGGCCTACCGCGTGCAGCACAACCAGGCGCGCGGCCCCTACAAGGGCGGCCTGCGCTACCACCGCGAGGTGTCCCTGGACCTGTTCAAGGCCCTGGCCGCGGAGATGACCTGGAAGACGGCCATCGCGGAGGTTCCCTTCGGCGGCGGCAAGGGCGGCATCCAGATTGACCCGCGCGAGTACGGCCGCGAGGAGATCGAGGCCATCACCCTGCGCTTCATGTACCGGCTCAAGAGCATGATTGGCCCGGACATCGACATCCCGGCGCCGGACGTGGGCACCAACCCCGGCATCATGGCCCTGCTCTACCGCCAGTACTCGGACGGTGAGCGCGAGCGTCACAACCTGCGCGGCATCGTCACCGGCAAGGACGTGCGCATCGGTGGCTCCGAGGGCCGCAACAAGGCCACCGGCCAGGGCGTCGCCTTCTGCATCGAGGACTACTACGCCGACCGCGGCGAGTCCGTGAAGGGCAAGACGTTCATCCTCCAGGGCTTCGGCAACGTGGGCAGCCACGCCGCCATCATCCTGTCGCAGATGGGCGCCCGCCTCCTGGCGGTGAACGACGCCGACGGCACCATCTTCAACGGTGACGGCATCGACGTGACGGCGCTGTCCACCTACGTCCAGGACGCCAAGAACCTCAAGCACAGCGTGCTCGGCTTCCCCGGCGCGCAGCGCATCGAGAAGAAGGACCTCTGGGACGTCCAGGCCGACATCCTCATCCCCGCGGCCCTGGGCGGCGAAATCACCGCCGACGTGGCCGAGCGCCTCCGCGTGAAGCTGGTGGCCGAGGGCGCCAACGGCCCCACCACCCCGGAAGCCGACCGCATCCTGGAGAAGCGCGGCATCGAGCTCATCCCGGACATCATCGCCAACGCCGGCGGCGTGACGGTGAGCTACTACGAGTGGATCCAGAACAAGCGCATGGAGCGCTGGAGCGAGGCCGAGGTCGATCAGCGCCTCGAGCGCGCCATGAAGCGCAACTACCGCATCATCCGCGACATCTCGCGCAACCAGCCGCGCAAGACGGAGATGCATGACAGCCGCCAGTACTGCATTGGCCAGACGGTGGACACCCGCTGCGCCGCGATGATTCTCGCGCTCAAGCGCATCGAGGCGCACTACCTCCTCGAGGGCTTCTCGCAGTAA
- a CDS encoding TolB family protein, which produces MLKRHRLYVVGLAALLAGSATAQDDENDGGLRTPTRLTVGGGDQFLGQLAPDGNTLIFATNRDIATEIFVQDLERGRERRLFEEGADVTWPRVSPDGKHLLYISFRDQAGGQLCVRDLPDAKVRRCLTEEASALQAEWIDASHIALVSRATIQGDLRLSRVELGGAWRVSPLLERNLTSPTVSPDGRWVVYVPVERSVRQVGPGFAARAAPHLEAFRLDRPGSKPIPLSLDIPGQTGQPMFSRDGRFLYVVQFFTDSNGDGLIDASDAGVLFRVPFEPDRDDAAELAAAASPDQLTSESWNCQYPAPAAESLVATCSRSKALNVYQMPLDGQVPSHWDARKLSEELRMVGRRADELLLYRHRLLAEKRPRLQRLLMMRLSMLHLAFEDFVAAEFYARHMRSVEEAATAGLEEPLLILIDHRRAMKERERGRMVEELSVAEERRMEALDPTRAPSPATEVLQHVVRSELADDAGDFTLARKELEEARITDTTPRAVLQAYFEQADALYRKLDDREALVEAGRRLSEHKVFPADDQLDFARAAARALYRGRPYAEADAAMVQALSTAPEGSAYAFALELGRHVNAINTERPPRAVRDALSTFYRQQTDPLRRRTLVQDAVERASEVGADGIMETLANLYVDDAPPGTEERRRAERLFRRALMGRAYRRLARQRTDAALADFDLVTQRTGSLESAVESMNLRLRARVSPEQVQKEVTTTSPKMVKPLAHFVKAYVTARQLPKMEDRAHSEAVVSALSELRAVWPDIKNQRAVHVLSGALHHEDFLRSRNPASAERANRHYMVALDLMRDNVRYRAMVLGALGMLHTQVGNYHIALNYLEQRDALPYVDNWAGLAVSLARAKVLMHVDREADAAKAADKALAMVDATPRLERFLPVALDRAALYNLASGNFERALALYDREMPFVEAGAQDEEGLRNRLVVHLARAAAALGAGHPERTLEDLTHVERDLESPAVRAALKWAHTTPEHVLRSYRLMAAGLRANAETRLGRLDEAAKALALRRELYLKQFDQLDRDEDIRAVTLSELRLAENAVDRQDPARAAQWLNEALKHADKLIARTHADVDTGQLNILWFAAQLHAKGEAQLGFDVPKRLGQAQRSLNELRDPAWRSYVAWFEIYQALGAPVSEDRREAMVHPAAP; this is translated from the coding sequence GTGCTGAAGCGCCACAGGCTCTACGTGGTGGGCCTGGCCGCGCTCCTGGCGGGCAGCGCCACGGCCCAGGACGACGAGAACGACGGCGGTCTGCGCACGCCCACCCGCCTCACCGTGGGCGGTGGCGACCAGTTCCTGGGGCAGCTCGCGCCCGACGGGAACACGTTGATCTTCGCGACCAACCGCGACATCGCGACCGAAATCTTCGTGCAGGATTTGGAGCGCGGCCGAGAGCGACGCTTGTTCGAGGAAGGCGCGGACGTCACCTGGCCGCGTGTGAGTCCGGATGGCAAGCACCTGCTCTACATCTCCTTCCGGGACCAGGCCGGTGGTCAGCTCTGCGTGCGCGACCTGCCCGACGCGAAGGTGCGGCGCTGTCTCACGGAGGAAGCCAGCGCGCTCCAGGCCGAGTGGATTGATGCGTCGCACATCGCCTTGGTGAGCCGCGCCACCATCCAGGGTGACCTGCGGCTGTCACGTGTCGAGCTGGGCGGCGCGTGGCGCGTGAGTCCCCTGCTCGAGCGGAACCTGACCAGCCCCACCGTGTCGCCGGACGGGCGCTGGGTGGTGTACGTCCCGGTCGAGCGTTCCGTGCGGCAGGTGGGCCCTGGTTTCGCCGCACGCGCCGCGCCCCACCTGGAAGCCTTCAGACTGGACCGCCCAGGCTCGAAGCCCATCCCGCTGTCGCTCGACATCCCCGGACAGACGGGGCAGCCGATGTTCTCGCGCGACGGGCGGTTCCTCTACGTGGTGCAGTTCTTCACCGACTCCAACGGGGATGGGCTCATCGACGCCAGCGACGCCGGGGTGCTGTTCCGCGTGCCCTTCGAGCCAGACCGTGACGACGCGGCCGAGCTCGCCGCCGCGGCCAGCCCGGACCAGCTCACCAGCGAGTCGTGGAATTGCCAGTACCCCGCGCCCGCGGCCGAGTCCCTGGTCGCCACGTGTTCACGGTCGAAGGCCCTGAACGTGTACCAGATGCCGCTGGATGGGCAGGTTCCCAGCCACTGGGACGCGCGCAAGCTCAGCGAAGAGCTGCGCATGGTGGGACGGCGCGCGGATGAACTGCTGCTCTACCGCCACCGGCTGTTGGCCGAGAAGCGCCCCCGGCTCCAGCGCTTGCTGATGATGCGCCTGAGCATGCTGCACCTGGCGTTCGAGGACTTCGTCGCGGCGGAGTTCTACGCGCGCCACATGCGCTCCGTGGAGGAAGCCGCCACCGCGGGCCTGGAGGAGCCGCTGCTGATCCTCATCGACCATCGGCGCGCGATGAAGGAGCGCGAGCGCGGCCGCATGGTGGAGGAATTGAGCGTCGCGGAGGAGCGGCGCATGGAGGCGCTGGACCCCACGCGGGCCCCCAGCCCCGCCACCGAGGTCCTCCAGCACGTGGTGCGCAGCGAGCTGGCGGATGACGCGGGTGACTTCACGCTGGCCCGGAAGGAGCTGGAGGAAGCGCGCATCACGGACACCACGCCGCGCGCGGTGCTGCAGGCGTACTTCGAACAGGCGGATGCGCTTTACCGCAAGCTCGATGACCGGGAGGCGCTGGTCGAAGCGGGCCGCAGGCTGTCCGAGCACAAGGTCTTCCCCGCCGATGACCAGCTCGACTTCGCTCGCGCGGCAGCCCGCGCCCTGTACCGGGGCCGGCCCTACGCCGAGGCGGACGCGGCCATGGTGCAGGCGCTGAGCACGGCCCCCGAGGGCTCCGCCTATGCCTTCGCGCTGGAGCTGGGCCGGCATGTGAATGCCATCAACACGGAGCGGCCTCCACGCGCCGTTCGGGACGCGCTGAGCACGTTCTACCGACAGCAGACGGACCCGCTGCGCCGCAGGACGCTGGTGCAGGACGCCGTCGAGCGCGCCTCCGAAGTGGGCGCGGATGGCATCATGGAGACGCTGGCGAACCTCTACGTCGACGACGCCCCTCCGGGCACAGAGGAGCGGCGCCGCGCCGAGCGGCTGTTCCGCCGGGCCTTGATGGGCCGCGCCTACCGACGGCTGGCGCGCCAGCGCACGGACGCCGCCCTCGCGGACTTCGACCTGGTGACACAGCGCACGGGCTCCCTGGAGAGCGCGGTCGAATCCATGAACCTGCGGCTGCGGGCCCGCGTCAGCCCCGAGCAGGTGCAGAAGGAAGTCACCACCACGTCGCCCAAGATGGTGAAGCCACTCGCGCACTTCGTGAAGGCGTACGTCACCGCGCGCCAGTTGCCCAAGATGGAGGACCGCGCCCACTCCGAGGCGGTGGTCTCCGCGCTGAGCGAGCTGCGCGCCGTCTGGCCCGACATCAAGAACCAGCGCGCGGTGCATGTCCTCTCCGGCGCCCTGCACCACGAGGACTTCCTTCGCAGCCGAAACCCCGCCTCCGCCGAGCGCGCCAACCGCCACTACATGGTGGCCTTGGACTTGATGCGCGACAACGTGCGTTACCGGGCCATGGTGCTGGGCGCGCTGGGCATGCTGCACACGCAGGTGGGCAACTACCACATCGCCCTGAACTACCTGGAACAGCGGGACGCGTTGCCGTACGTGGACAACTGGGCCGGGCTGGCCGTGTCGCTGGCGCGCGCCAAGGTGCTCATGCACGTGGACCGCGAAGCGGACGCGGCGAAGGCGGCGGACAAGGCCCTGGCCATGGTGGACGCCACGCCCCGGCTGGAGCGGTTCCTGCCCGTGGCCCTGGACCGCGCGGCCCTCTACAACCTGGCGTCGGGCAACTTCGAGCGAGCCCTGGCGCTCTATGACCGGGAGATGCCCTTTGTCGAAGCGGGCGCCCAGGACGAAGAGGGGCTGCGCAACCGACTGGTGGTGCATCTGGCCCGAGCGGCCGCGGCGTTGGGCGCGGGGCATCCGGAGCGAACGCTGGAGGATTTGACGCACGTCGAGCGCGATTTGGAGTCGCCAGCGGTCCGCGCCGCGTTGAAGTGGGCGCACACCACGCCGGAGCATGTGCTGCGCTCGTACCGGCTCATGGCCGCGGGCCTGCGGGCGAACGCCGAGACGCGGCTCGGGCGGCTGGACGAGGCGGCCAAGGCGCTCGCGCTTCGACGCGAGCTGTACCTGAAACAGTTCGACCAGTTGGACCGTGACGAGGACATCCGCGCGGTGACGCTGTCGGAGCTGCGGCTGGCGGAGAATGCCGTGGACCGTCAGGACCCGGCCCGCGCGGCCCAGTGGCTGAACGAGGCGCTGAAGCACGCCGACAAGCTGATCGCGCGTACCCACGCGGACGTCGACACGGGGCAGCTCAACATCCTCTGGTTCGCGGCGCAGTTGCACGCGAAGGGAGAGGCCCAGTTGGGCTTCGACGTACCCAAGCGCCTGGGACAGGCGCAACGCTCGCTCAATGAATTGCGCGATCCGGCGTGGCGCTCCTACGTGGCCTGGTTCGAGATCTACCAGGCGCTCGGTGCGCCCGTGTCCGAGGACCGACGAGAGGCAATGGTCCATCCCGCCGCGCCTTGA